In Dehalogenimonas etheniformans, one genomic interval encodes:
- a CDS encoding response regulator transcription factor, whose amino-acid sequence MKVLMIEDDAQIVDSVAWAFRMRWPDVEFSSTDSGERGAAQAKENRPDLVILDLGLPDIPGFEVLKNIRQFSTMPIIILTARKDEFDIVKALEAGADDYLVKPFRQMELLSRIKALLRRSASPAPESTISVGDLKLSPATGVLHYQNKEIPLTRTEEIIVSKLMQSAGGVVTYSALAEALWNDYYPDCVAALRVYIRQLRQKIEVDVDNPKVILNKHGVGYMLAHSAKETE is encoded by the coding sequence ATGAAAGTGCTTATGATCGAGGACGATGCCCAGATCGTCGATTCGGTAGCCTGGGCTTTTCGTATGCGCTGGCCGGATGTTGAATTTTCTTCGACTGACTCAGGCGAGCGCGGTGCCGCACAGGCGAAAGAAAATCGTCCTGACCTGGTCATTCTTGACCTTGGACTCCCCGATATACCGGGATTTGAAGTCCTCAAAAACATCCGCCAATTTTCAACTATGCCGATTATCATCCTCACGGCTAGAAAAGACGAGTTCGATATCGTTAAAGCTCTCGAAGCGGGCGCGGACGATTATCTTGTTAAACCATTCCGGCAAATGGAACTGCTCTCCCGGATAAAAGCCTTGCTGAGGCGGTCAGCCTCCCCCGCTCCGGAATCAACCATATCAGTCGGCGACCTGAAGCTTTCACCAGCCACCGGCGTCCTCCATTACCAAAACAAGGAAATTCCACTGACCAGGACGGAGGAGATCATCGTTAGCAAACTGATGCAAAGCGCCGGCGGAGTGGTTACCTATTCCGCACTAGCCGAAGCTTTATGGAACGATTATTACCCCGATTGCGTCGCCGCCCTAAGAGTTTACATTCGACAGTTACGCCAAAAGATCGAAGTTGATGTAGACAATCCAAAGGTAATCCTGAACAAGCACGGTGTGGGTTATATGCTGGCGCACTCTGCCAAGGAAACCGAATGA
- a CDS encoding DUF4870 domain-containing protein: protein MEKTSTGLKENIAGLLCYAGVWVTGIIFLILEPKNRFVRFHAIQSIITFGGISLIGALFNTAGRGWLFSAITATANALLSLFFFILWVVLMVKAYQGVYYKLPVAGDIAEQFSGKT, encoded by the coding sequence ATGGAAAAGACTTCGACAGGTCTCAAGGAAAACATTGCGGGGTTGTTATGCTATGCCGGGGTCTGGGTTACCGGCATCATTTTCTTGATTCTGGAACCAAAAAACCGTTTCGTTAGATTCCATGCGATTCAATCGATCATCACGTTCGGCGGAATAAGCTTAATAGGAGCACTGTTCAACACAGCTGGAAGAGGATGGTTGTTTTCTGCTATAACAGCGACTGCCAACGCCTTACTATCGCTTTTTTTCTTTATCCTCTGGGTAGTGTTGATGGTCAAGGCTTACCAGGGGGTATACTACAAGCTGCCGGTCGCTGGGGATATCGCTGAACAGTTTTCTGGTAAGACTTAG
- a CDS encoding sensor histidine kinase, translating into MNDFNAIKRIKLRLTASFLLPVTLLFLGLLAGSVSAAVSNGKESSIPGIHYQATGTQTTSPPVDLDVPSNWWINMLAAAAGVLLAYGVYYIRLRAIARQKAVLETEVAARTAELKLLNVELDREIHRRAEFNRALVHELKTPLTAMLASAELFVDELSGDPRVELAKNIYRAAQNLDRRTDELLDVARGEVGMLTISPVSGDVRQLLLSMAENIKAAAGRKKQMLTVEITPELPQVSVDEDRLRQVMYNYLTNAVKYTPEGGRITLTARQESGELMVEVTDTGPGISEEARKRLFEPYYRVPQSGGERLSGLGLGLALSKMIIQLHGGRVWVKSALGVGSTFGFALPAKACASEGKKIL; encoded by the coding sequence ATGAATGACTTTAACGCAATCAAACGTATTAAGCTCAGGTTAACCGCATCCTTTTTATTGCCGGTAACATTGTTGTTTCTTGGGCTGTTGGCGGGGTCGGTGTCGGCGGCGGTTTCTAACGGCAAAGAAAGCTCAATTCCCGGTATTCATTACCAGGCGACGGGTACCCAAACCACCTCTCCTCCGGTAGACCTGGACGTTCCCTCCAATTGGTGGATCAATATGCTGGCTGCTGCCGCCGGCGTTTTATTAGCCTATGGTGTTTACTATATTAGACTTAGAGCAATCGCCCGGCAAAAAGCAGTGCTCGAAACAGAAGTGGCAGCCAGAACCGCTGAATTAAAGCTTCTGAACGTAGAACTAGACCGTGAAATCCACCGGCGAGCTGAATTCAATCGCGCTTTGGTACACGAACTCAAAACTCCGTTGACTGCGATGCTGGCGTCGGCGGAGTTGTTCGTCGATGAGTTGAGTGGCGATCCCAGGGTAGAGCTGGCAAAAAACATCTACCGTGCAGCGCAAAACTTGGACAGGCGGACCGATGAATTGTTGGATGTGGCTCGAGGCGAAGTTGGAATGCTGACGATCTCCCCTGTCTCTGGGGATGTGCGGCAACTCTTATTGTCGATGGCAGAAAATATTAAAGCTGCCGCCGGACGGAAAAAACAAATGTTAACGGTCGAAATTACCCCGGAATTGCCACAGGTCTCCGTAGACGAAGACCGCTTGCGCCAGGTAATGTATAATTACCTCACCAACGCCGTAAAATATACCCCGGAAGGCGGGCGTATCACTCTCACCGCTCGCCAAGAGTCCGGAGAACTCATGGTCGAGGTGACTGATACAGGCCCGGGAATCAGCGAGGAAGCCCGAAAAAGGCTCTTTGAGCCCTACTACAGGGTACCCCAAAGCGGCGGAGAAAGACTTTCTGGCCTGGGACTTGGGCTTGCTTTGTCAAAGATGATCATCCAATTACACGGCGGGCGCGTGTGGGTCAAAAGCGCCCTGGGAGTAGGATCTACTTTCGGGTTCGCGTTGCCGGCGAAAGCGTGCGCCTCGGAGGGCAAGAAGATATTATGA